The following proteins come from a genomic window of Malus domestica chromosome 02, GDT2T_hap1:
- the LOC103425294 gene encoding monosaccharide-sensing protein 2-like, with translation MKNLLEYRLIKSELASLVEGLRTGKETSLEEFIISAPNVLTENQGNQIRLYGPEKGLSYIAKPATGVSFISHHGSALNQSIPLVDPLVTLFSSVHEKMSNRGSKGSMLYPNLGSILNAGEYHNKNAHWDIESQTDGEDHESEASGAYCEDGKKEGGVRRVYLHQDSALGCRPASVVSISGVRQERKLIHAGLVSQPDVSLKEPTSLRSLRAEKVPPSEAVIKGPTWRDLLEPGVKHALVVGIGLQILQQIVGINGVLYYTLQVYEQASIAVLLFNIGLIPNRYLSS, from the exons ATGAAAAACTTGTTGGAGTACCGTTTAATCAAGA GTGAGTTGGCTTCGCTAGTTGAGGGTCTTCGCACAGGCAAGGAAACATCATTGGAAGAGTTCATCATTAGTGCCCCCAATGTGCTTACTGAAAATCAGGGAAATCAAATACGGCTATATGGCCCCGAAAAGGGCTTATCATACATCGCCAAACCTGCAACTGGAGTGAGTTTTATATCTCACCACGGGAGCGCGTTGAACCAGAGCATACCACTCGTGGATCCTCTGGTCACTCTCTTTAGCAGTGTCCACGAGAAGATGTCCAACAGAGGAAGCAAAGGCAGCATGCTTTATCCAAATCTTGGAAGCATTTTGAATGCAGGAGAGTATCATAATAAAAACGCACATTGGGACATAGAGAGCCAGACAGATGGTGAGGATCACGAATCTGAAGCATCCGGGGCTTATT GCGAAGAcgggaagaaggaaggaggagttCGAAGAGTGTATTTGCATCAGGATAGTGCACTTGGGTGTCGGCCTGCATCGGTTGTTTCAATTTCTGGTGTAAGACAAGAAAGGAAACTCATTCATGCTGGTCTGGTTAGTCAGCCTGATGTTTCACTCAAGGAACCGACAAGTCTGCGCTCTCTTCGTGCAGAAAAGGTTCCTCCATCGGAAGCTGTTATTAAAGGGCCAACATGGAGAGATCTTCTTGAACCGGGAGTGAAGCATGCACTAGTTGTTGGAATTGGACTTCAAATTCTTCAGCAG ATTGTCGGCATAAATGGAGTTCTCTACTACACTCTTCAGGTTTATGAGCAAGCCAGCATCGCTGTTCTTCTATTTAACATAGGGTTGATTCCAAACAGGTATCTCTCTTCTTAA
- the LOC103416284 gene encoding TMV resistance protein N-like: MNNQLVSSSSSSFSSPPSWKYDVFLSFRGEDTRTNFTDHFYKALDDKAINTFVDRQLRRGEKISPALLEAIEESRISIIVFSENYASSRWCLEELVRILECKKSRKQIVLPVFYKVDPSDVRKQTSSFGDAFTEKFKFEDNKEKILTWRSALTDAANLSGYTFKEGEYEATFISQIVNEILVLVLQGPHLNVAKYQVGMESCVEKVKKLLDVGGNDPCVVGIWGASGIGKTEVAKTVYNAIAYKFEGSCFLADVREKSMQCEGLLQLQKTLLREIGGPEWKVDNPHRGNRLIEKLLRRKKILLILDDVGELEQLNNLVQVEWLGEGSKMIITTKDKGLLNCYDVELIYEVQKLEDDKALELLICNAFGQKEPSNDYLKLARRAIAYAQGHPLALKLMGCYLRNKSTDSWHAMLDSCDSYGGEPYTGIQRILRKSYDAWDYVVQQVFLDIACFFKGKHKDYVLQILRSLNLYLPPDCLEELIDKAIITIEDNKILMHDLLEKMGKRIVYEESPNEPGERSRLWHHEDVYRVLTENIGTRKIKGIVVKFPKPSVIPLNAKSFFEMVNLEIFISRNAHFSGCIEYLPNNLRWIDFGRDKIQGWGSNILPKHILAFNLQSNCHLRHVVTFIMPNSDISQLKVFQNLAMLTSLNLSGSEFLEKIPNLSGSPNLRELILDECKRLVEVDDSVGFLDKLDTLSLYGCSRLERFATRLRLRSLQNLNLGGCTRLKSFPEIEVEMESLQNLYIEESGIRELPSSIAYLIGLHELWASNCENLTGTSLHHIYGLQHLFSIQMNGCPKLVTFGKFSTRLDTSHYNGIPLALFSVGCLDLEGCKLSESDFLVPLQYEPSSLHCWSTLRWLNLSRNNFVSLPDCISKFVNLKTLYLTGCKRLREIPHALPPNLRELYLDDCTSLEKIPKLPPGLRRLRLTNCFGVSGDEVAKLENNLLNLNQESPRCSQLVVTYPGDEVSKWFSYTSKHPTATRIESVRNDARQLDYVGGSEFSFEIPLNLQERETLLGLALSCVFPPLSELGYDSTCRIQINEASDYQQFEQLRKGVETAHVGLMLVDLEEKKKQGDICKVKFQLSARAPIKICGVHPLFRKEYERLPLSLGPTSSLGSSDIVDDEYDRQQQWPFLSSNPADDHPKRTQIHHNVPSDIEEQEQPSIISDLLGVWGARIKSFGEHPLLRKEDEWLPLSLGPTSSLGKRPRPLGSSDTVHEEYDRQRQWLSLSSNPADDHPKRRQIDLNAPFDIEEEQEQPSISDDSQFFLH, translated from the exons ATGAACAATCAACttgtctcttcttcttcttcttcgttcagCAGTCCTCCTTCGTGGAAGTACGATGTCTTTTTGAGCTTTAGAGGAGAGGATACACGAACCAATTTTACAGATCACTTTTACAAGGCGTTGGACGACAAGGCAATCAACACGTTCGTTGATCGCCAGCTTAGAAGAGGAGAAAAAATATCTCCGGCTCTTCTCGAGGCAATTGAAGAGTCGAGAatttcaatcattgtattctcTGAAAACTATGCATCGTCAAGATGGTGCTTGGAAGAGCTCGTACGTATCCTTGAATGTAAAAAGTCAAGGAAGCAAATTGTTTTGCCAGTTTTTTACAAAGTGGATCCGTCCGATGTACGAAAGCAAACGAGTAGTTTTGGTGACGCGTTTACAGAAAAGTTCAAATTCGAAGACAACAAGGAGAAGATCCTCACATGGAGGAGTGCTCTTACAGATGCAGCAAATTTGTCAGGATATACTTTCAAAGAGGGAGA GTATGAAGCTACATTTATCAGTCAGATCGTGAACGAGATCCTAGTCCTTGTACTACAAGGCCCGCATTTGAATGTAGCCAAGTACCAAGTTGGAATGGAGTCTTGTGTAGAAAAGGTGAAAAAGCTTTTAGATGTCGGTGGAAATGATCCGTGTGTGGTTGGGATTTGGGGGGCATCTGGAATCGGCAAGACAGAAGTTGCAAAAACTGTTTATAATGCAATTGCTTATAAGTTTGAAGGTAGTTGTTTCCTGGCAGATGTTCGAGAAAAGTCAATGCAATGCGAAGGCCTACTCCAACTACAAAAGACTCTTCTAAGGGAGATTGGTGGTCCAGAGTGGAAAGTTGACAATCCTCACCGAGGAAACAGACTTATAGAGAAACTGTTGAGGCGAAAGAAGATTCTCTTAATTCTTGATGATGTGGGTGAACTGGAGCAGTTAAACAACTTGGTTCAAGTTGAATGGCTCGGTGAGGGTAGCAAAATGATCATAACCACAAAAGATAAAGGATTGTTGAATTGTTATGACGTTGAGTTGATATATGAGGTCCAAAAGTTAGAAGACGACAAGGCTCTTGAGCTCTTAATTTGCAATGCCTTCGGACAAAAAGAACCTTCAAATGATTATTTGAAACTCGCACGACGTGCAATAGCATATGCTCAAGGCCATCCGTTAGCACTTAAACTTATGGGTTGTTATCTACGCAATAAAAGTACAGATAGTTGGCATGCTATGTTGGATAGTTGTGATTCATACGGAGGAGAACCTTATACAGGTATTCAAAGAATACTTCGAAAAAGTTATGATGCCTGGGATTATGTTGTGCAACAAGTTTTCCTCGACATTGCATGCTTCTTCAAGGGCAAACATAAAGACTATGTGTTACAAATATtaagaagtttgaatctctATCTACCTCCAGATTGTCTTGAAGAACTCATTGATAAAGCCATCATAACTATTGAAGATAATAAGATTTTAATGCATGACTTACTAGAAAAAATGGGTAAGCGTATAGTTTATGAAGAATCACCCAATGAACCAGGCGAGCGGAGTAGATTGTGGCATCATGAAGATGTGTACCGTGTTCTAACTGAAAACATA GGAACAAGGAAAATTAAAGGCATTGTGGTGAAGTTCCCCAAGCCGTCTGTGATACCCTTGAATGCAAAAAGCTTTTTCGAGATGGTAAATCTTGAAATTTTTATAAGTCGTAATGCACACTTTTCTGGATGCATTGAGTATCTACCCAACAATTTGAGGTGGATTGATTTCGGTAGAGATAAGATTCAAGGCTGGGGATCCAATATTCTTCCAAAGCATATACTTGCATTCAATTTGCAATCCAATTGTCATCTAAGGCATGTTGTCACGTTTATTATGCCAAACAGTGACATCTCACAATTGAAGGTATTTCAG AATTTGGCAATGCTTACATCTTTGAATTTAAGTGGTTCCGAATTCTTAGAAAAAATTCCCAACTTATCCGGAAGTCCAAACCTAAGGGAGTTGATTCTAGATGAGTGTAAACGTTTAGTTGAAGTTGATGATTCTGTTGGATTCCTTGATAAACTTGATACATTAAGTCTTTATGGGTGCTCTAGGCTTGAGAGATTTGCGACGAGACTTAGATTGAGATCCCTTCAAAACCTTAATCTTGGTGGTTGTACAAGGCTCAAGAGTTTCCCAGAAATAGAGGTCGAGATGGAATCTCTACAGAATTTGTACATAGAAGAAAGTGGCATAAGAGAATTGCCTTCATCAATTGCATATCTTATTGGGCTTCATGAATTGTGGGCAAGTAATTGTGAGAACCTTACAGGTACATCATTACATCACATTTATGGGTTGCAACATCTCTTCAGTATTCAAATGAATGGATGCCCAAAACTGGTGACATTTGGGAAGTTTTCAACTCGCTTAGATACTTCACATTACAACGGTATCCCATTAGCCCTTTTCAGCGTAGGCtgccttgatcttgaaggatgCAAATTATCAGAAAGTGATTTCCTTGTGCCTCTTCAATATGAACCATCCAGTCTTCATTGCTGGTCAACATTAAGATGGCTTAATCTGTCGAGAAACAATTTTGTTAGTCTTCCGGATTGCATTAGCAAATTTGtcaacttgaaaacactttaTTTGACTGGTTGCAAGAGGCTTCGGGAAATTCCACATGCCCTTCCACCAAATCTAAGGGAATTATATCTGGATGATTGCACATCATTGGAGAAAATTCCAAAGTTGCCCCCGGGGCTTAGGCGTCTGCGGTTGACTAATTGCTTTGGAGTAAGTGGCGACGAGGTGGCAAAGTTGGAAAATAATTTGTTGAACTTGAATCAG GAATCTCCTCGATGCTCTCAATTGGTAGTTACGTATCCAGGCGATGAAGTTTCAAAGTGGTTCAGCTATACCTCTAAACATCCAACAGCCACTAGGATTGAAAGTGTACGAAATGATGCAAGGCAACTTGATTATGTTGGAGGTAGTGAATTTAGTTTTGAAATTCCTCTAAATTTACAGGAGAGGGAGACGTTGTTAGGATTGGCTCTATCTTGTGTTTTTCCACCTTTATCAGAATTGGGATATGATTCCACTTGTCGTATTCAAATCAACGAAGCAAGTGATTATCAACAATTTGAGCAGTTGAGGAAAGGCGTGGAGACAGCTCATGTGGGGCTCATGTTAGTGGATttagaagagaaaaagaagcaGGGAGATATTTGTAAAGTTAAATTTCAACTCTCCGCACGGGCACCCATTAAAATCTGCGGGGTGCACCCCTTATTCCGCAAAGAATATGAACGGCTTCCCTTGTCTTTGGGACCAACGAGTAGTCTTGGATCCTCAGATATCGTCGATGATGAATATGATCGGCAACAACAATGGCCTTTCTTATCTTCGAACCCAGCGGATGATCATCCGAAACGCACGCAGATTCATCACAATGTTCCTTCTGATATTGAGGAGCAAGAGCAACCGtccataatttctgatttaCTAGGAGTTTGG GGCGCACGCATTAAAAGTTTCGGGGAGCACCCACTATTGCGCAAAGAAGACGAATGGCTTCCCTTGTCTTTGGGACCAACAAGTAGTCTTGGAAAGAGGCCTCGTCCACTTGGATCCTCAGATACCGTCCACGAGGAATATGATCGGCAACGACAATGGCTTTCCTTATCTTCGAACCCGGCGGATGATCATCCGAAACGCAGGCAGATTGATCTTAATGCTCCTTTTGATATTGAGGAGGAGCAAGAGCAACCATCCATTTCAGATGACTCAcaattttttcttcattag
- the LOC139189239 gene encoding uncharacterized protein, protein MSGPSDRRFDLNLGEETATPSPDNIWRPSFISPTGPLTVGDSVMKNDMTAAVVARNLLTPKDNRLLSKRSDELAVKDSLALSVQCAGSVSNMAQRLFARTRQVESLAAEVMSLKQEIRGLKHENKQLHRLAHDYATNMKRKLDQMKESDGKVLLDHQRFVGLFQRHLLPSSSGAVPGNEASNDEPPMPPPSGVLSSTEAPDNHPPVLSLSGALPTAETSPKQPL, encoded by the coding sequence atgtctggaccctccgaccgtcgttttgacttgaaccttggagaagagacagccacgccttctccagacaacatatggcgcccatccttcatatcccctactggtcctcttaccgttggggattctgtgatgaagaatgatatgaccgctgcagtggtggccaggaaccttctcactcccaaagataatagactactttccaaacggtctgatgagttggctgttaaggactctctggctcttagtgttcagtgtgcaggttctgtgtctaatatggcccaacgcctatttgctagaacccgccaagttgaatcattggctgctgaagtgatgagtctcaaacaggagattagagggctcaagcatgagaataagcagttgcaccggctcgcccatgactatgctacaaacatgaagaggaagcttgaccagatgaaggaatctgatggtaaggttttacttgatcatcagcggtttgtgggtttgttccaaaggcatttattgccttcgtcctctggggctgtacctggtaatgaagcttcaaatgatgaacctccaatgcctcctccttctggggttttgtcaagtactgaggctccggataaccaccctccggtgctttctctttctggggctctaccgactgctgagacttcccctaagcaacctttgtga